One stretch of Thermococcus sp. 21S9 DNA includes these proteins:
- a CDS encoding type I restriction endonuclease, translating into MERAVLNVMSRIGLHRKLYERNEEAVKQHLIGEIMTALGWDWNNPEEVRPEERTEDGRADYALLLNGEIVAFLEAKNLSVNVIKRDEPLRQLARYCFSRGVRYGILTNGAKWVVVKAFAEGTSLRDRVLFTVDLEEEPLERVLVKLSLLSKDRIGKLERLATLLNAFEIAYKSLLNEGFGEEVLLNYLRARGKPSIVPVDKLSGVEVPKAVYVHENGWRPLPLGDRSLKGALLAVLDYLEGRSSGEKREEVRKAKKLLSRMELPPEKVVLLLREIEKDEGIKIGVEV; encoded by the coding sequence ATGGAGCGCGCGGTTCTCAACGTTATGTCGCGGATTGGCCTCCACAGGAAGCTCTACGAGAGGAACGAGGAAGCTGTTAAGCAACACCTGATAGGCGAGATAATGACGGCCCTCGGCTGGGACTGGAACAACCCGGAGGAGGTCAGGCCCGAGGAGAGGACCGAGGACGGGAGGGCCGACTACGCGCTCCTCCTCAACGGCGAGATTGTGGCTTTCCTTGAGGCGAAGAACCTTTCGGTGAACGTAATAAAGCGCGACGAACCGCTCCGCCAGCTCGCCCGCTACTGCTTCAGCAGGGGCGTCCGCTACGGAATCCTCACCAACGGCGCCAAGTGGGTCGTTGTTAAAGCATTTGCCGAGGGAACTTCCCTTAGGGACAGGGTTCTCTTCACCGTTGATTTGGAGGAGGAACCCCTTGAACGGGTGCTCGTAAAGCTCTCCCTGCTCTCCAAGGACAGGATAGGAAAATTGGAGCGCCTTGCCACGCTTCTCAACGCCTTTGAGATAGCCTACAAGAGCCTGCTCAACGAGGGGTTTGGGGAGGAAGTCCTCCTTAATTACCTCCGCGCGAGGGGCAAACCCTCCATAGTGCCCGTGGACAAGCTGTCGGGCGTTGAGGTTCCGAAGGCAGTCTACGTTCACGAAAACGGCTGGAGACCCCTGCCCCTCGGCGACAGGAGCCTTAAAGGGGCCCTCCTGGCGGTTCTCGACTACCTTGAGGGAAGGTCAAGCGGGGAAAAGCGGGAAGAGGTTAGAAAAGCTAAAAAACTGCTCTCCAGGATGGAGCTTCCGCCCGAGAAGGTCGTTCTCCTCCTCCGCGAGATAGAGAAGGACGAGGGAATAAAGATTGGGGTAGAGGTTTAG
- a CDS encoding MBL fold metallo-hydrolase, giving the protein MALRKLGDSAYLYPGSPSTLLRVVDEGAVLVDPGHGSGRHKDLRRELRKLDLPLKAQLATHGHADHVAVSPKLDAPLFVHRFEFSIAESPLNREILTFGSRAPRGFLAYSADEVKVHAVFEWGDELFGLKALKLNGHSPGMTGVLDGENGLLYAGDSFFGEKLIGAVGVPYLVDWALFRESLTTLRDFAERGYLLIPSHGRSVEGDEAVETLEFNLNRLDEVEKLALEFLRKPMTVEELALGIMNHYRVEVTPQKLALNLVPLRALVAELYNRGLVEAVVDNGLRWVVKKE; this is encoded by the coding sequence ATGGCGTTGAGAAAGCTCGGCGATTCTGCTTACCTTTACCCCGGAAGTCCCTCCACGCTCCTTCGGGTCGTCGATGAAGGGGCCGTTCTCGTTGACCCCGGCCACGGGAGCGGGAGGCACAAGGACCTCAGGCGAGAATTGCGTAAGCTCGACCTTCCCCTCAAAGCCCAGCTCGCGACGCACGGACATGCCGACCACGTGGCCGTTTCTCCGAAGCTTGACGCCCCTCTTTTCGTTCATCGATTCGAGTTCTCCATAGCAGAGAGCCCCCTCAACAGGGAAATCCTGACCTTCGGTTCGAGGGCACCGAGGGGTTTTCTGGCGTACTCTGCCGATGAAGTGAAGGTTCACGCGGTCTTCGAGTGGGGCGATGAGCTTTTCGGACTGAAGGCCTTAAAGCTAAACGGCCACTCCCCTGGAATGACTGGGGTCCTCGATGGTGAGAACGGCCTGCTCTACGCGGGCGACTCCTTCTTCGGCGAAAAGCTCATAGGCGCGGTCGGCGTTCCATACCTCGTGGACTGGGCCCTTTTCAGGGAGTCCCTCACGACGCTCAGGGACTTCGCCGAGAGGGGCTATCTGCTCATTCCCTCACACGGAAGGTCCGTGGAGGGCGACGAAGCCGTTGAAACGCTCGAATTCAACCTCAACCGCCTGGATGAGGTTGAAAAGCTCGCCCTTGAGTTCCTCCGGAAGCCGATGACCGTTGAAGAGCTCGCGCTCGGGATAATGAACCACTATCGCGTCGAGGTTACCCCTCAAAAGCTCGCCCTGAACCTCGTGCCCCTTCGGGCCCTCGTGGCCGAACTCTACAACCGCGGGCTCGTTGAGGCAGTGGTCGATAACGGGCTCAGGTGGGTTGTGAAAAAGGAGTAG
- a CDS encoding metallophosphoesterase produces the protein MIRIAHISDTHITGESAYKGYAYDLIANEVNRLNFDFVVHTGDVTNNGLREEYERAEYELKKIQKSLVVVPGNHDVRNVGYDLFEDFIGPLNGVYEFRDGVLIWVDSTIPDLSDGRIGKHKFRWLKERLEEYSDRRIKIVASHHHLVPLPNTGRERNVLFNAGDVLDLLLRNDVTLYLCGHKHVPNVYRVEDLVVDNAGCTSCRKTRRGDVNSYNIVTIHDDGKVEVTIRRVTGEEVKAQHRPVKPKLFVPRGKRLLRIVQLSESKVSDRVYFRRKVLENVVNLINNRLKPDIIVHNGDVVDMGIERNFQRARELWDRIERPKLVVPGHSDMTYLGYELFPEYFGEPEPLSFDGFTFIPVSTPQYETEIGVVGRFGQRKLAEELDNAENFRVVFMHHNVVPIPRSRERGFLEDAGDVLKLLTERGVELVLTGHGGNAFAVRVENTIVINAGSVSWELHRNPFGNSFNVIDVYPCMVIAFEVQATWGSRRLLGVWKLKGSRGGAP, from the coding sequence ATGATAAGGATTGCCCACATAAGCGACACCCATATCACCGGCGAGAGCGCCTACAAGGGCTACGCCTACGACCTGATAGCCAACGAGGTGAACAGGCTGAACTTTGACTTCGTCGTCCACACTGGCGACGTCACCAACAACGGTCTCCGCGAGGAGTACGAGAGGGCCGAGTACGAGCTCAAGAAGATTCAGAAATCCCTCGTCGTCGTTCCGGGCAACCACGACGTCAGGAACGTCGGCTACGACCTCTTTGAGGACTTCATCGGCCCGCTAAACGGCGTCTACGAGTTCAGGGACGGCGTTCTCATTTGGGTGGACTCGACGATTCCTGATTTGAGCGACGGCAGAATCGGAAAGCACAAGTTCCGCTGGCTGAAGGAGAGGCTCGAGGAATACTCAGACAGGAGAATCAAGATAGTGGCTTCCCATCATCACCTCGTCCCACTCCCGAACACCGGGCGCGAGAGAAACGTTCTCTTCAACGCTGGGGACGTCCTCGATTTGCTCCTCAGAAACGACGTCACGCTCTACCTCTGCGGTCACAAGCACGTCCCCAACGTCTACCGCGTCGAGGACCTGGTTGTTGACAACGCCGGCTGTACCTCCTGCCGGAAGACGAGGCGCGGTGACGTCAACAGCTACAACATCGTTACGATACACGACGATGGCAAAGTGGAAGTCACGATACGGCGCGTCACCGGCGAGGAGGTTAAAGCTCAGCACAGGCCCGTTAAGCCAAAGCTCTTCGTCCCCAGGGGAAAACGACTTCTCAGGATAGTCCAGCTCAGCGAGAGCAAGGTCTCGGACAGGGTTTACTTCAGGAGGAAGGTGCTCGAGAACGTGGTGAACCTGATAAACAACCGCCTCAAGCCCGACATCATCGTCCACAACGGCGACGTCGTCGACATGGGCATTGAGCGGAACTTCCAGCGGGCCAGGGAGCTCTGGGATAGGATTGAGAGGCCGAAGCTCGTCGTCCCGGGCCACAGCGACATGACATACCTCGGCTACGAACTCTTCCCCGAGTACTTCGGAGAACCTGAACCGCTCTCCTTCGACGGATTCACGTTCATTCCGGTCTCAACACCGCAGTACGAGACCGAGATAGGCGTCGTGGGGAGGTTCGGCCAGAGGAAGCTGGCGGAGGAACTGGACAACGCCGAGAACTTTCGGGTTGTCTTCATGCACCACAACGTCGTTCCGATACCAAGGAGCAGGGAGCGCGGGTTCCTTGAGGACGCGGGCGACGTGCTGAAGCTCCTGACAGAGAGGGGCGTTGAGCTCGTCCTGACCGGGCACGGGGGCAACGCCTTTGCAGTTCGCGTAGAAAACACAATCGTCATAAACGCCGGCTCGGTCAGCTGGGAGCTCCACAGAAACCCCTTCGGCAACAGCTTCAACGTGATAGACGTCTACCCGTGCATGGTGATAGCCTTCGAGGTCCAGGCCACGTGGGGGAGCAGGAGGCTCCTCGGGGTGTGGAAGCTCAAAGGCTCTCGCGGAGGCGCTCCATGA
- a CDS encoding cyclic nucleotide-binding/CBS domain-containing protein, giving the protein MDENAPIRVYMTRKLIGVSPEDTVKQACEVMMEFDIGSLVVVENNEVVGFFTKTDVIRRVVIPGKPNTTPVREIMTRELVTVDANTPLREVLDIMAKKGIKHMLVSENRKIVGIFSLSDLLSASRRKLETAIAAE; this is encoded by the coding sequence ATGGACGAGAACGCCCCGATTAGGGTTTACATGACGCGGAAACTCATCGGCGTTTCGCCGGAGGATACGGTAAAGCAGGCCTGCGAGGTCATGATGGAGTTCGACATAGGCTCGCTCGTCGTTGTGGAGAACAACGAGGTCGTCGGCTTCTTCACGAAAACTGACGTTATAAGGCGAGTTGTGATTCCGGGCAAGCCCAACACGACCCCGGTCAGGGAGATAATGACGCGGGAGCTCGTTACGGTGGACGCCAACACCCCGCTTCGCGAGGTTCTTGACATAATGGCCAAGAAGGGCATAAAGCACATGCTCGTGAGTGAGAACCGGAAAATCGTCGGGATATTCAGCCTCAGCGATTTGCTCTCGGCCAGCAGGAGAAAGCTTGAAACCGCCATCGCGGCGGAGTGA
- a CDS encoding class I SAM-dependent methyltransferase family protein encodes MRAKRTQVIKPRIREILSKELPPELVRLLPKHWVQIGDVLILPLRPELEPYKHRIAEVYAEVLGVKTVLRKGHIHGETRKPDYEVLYGGDTVTVHVENGVKYKLDVAKIMFSPANVKERVRMAEVARPGELVVDMFAGIGHLSLPMAVHKGARVIAIEKDPYTFRFLVESIWLNNVQDLMTPYNIDNRDFPAENIADRVLMGYVVKTAEFIPKALSIAKDEAIIHYHNTVPERLMPEEPFATFRRMAREYGYEAEKLNELIIKRYAPGVWHVVVDVRVFKR; translated from the coding sequence ATGAGAGCGAAGCGAACCCAGGTCATAAAACCCCGCATACGGGAGATACTCTCGAAGGAACTTCCGCCTGAGCTGGTTAGATTGCTCCCCAAGCACTGGGTCCAGATTGGCGACGTTCTGATTCTGCCCCTCCGGCCGGAGCTTGAGCCCTACAAACACAGGATAGCAGAGGTTTACGCGGAAGTTCTGGGCGTTAAAACCGTCCTCAGGAAAGGCCACATACACGGCGAAACCCGGAAGCCGGACTACGAGGTTCTCTACGGTGGGGACACCGTTACCGTTCACGTTGAAAACGGCGTCAAATACAAGCTCGACGTTGCCAAAATCATGTTCTCGCCGGCCAACGTCAAGGAGCGCGTCAGAATGGCGGAAGTGGCGAGGCCGGGCGAGCTGGTCGTTGACATGTTCGCGGGAATAGGCCATCTGAGCCTCCCGATGGCCGTCCACAAGGGGGCGAGGGTTATAGCGATTGAGAAGGACCCATACACCTTCCGCTTTTTAGTGGAGAGCATCTGGCTGAACAACGTCCAAGACCTGATGACGCCCTACAATATCGACAACCGCGACTTTCCCGCTGAAAACATAGCCGACAGGGTTCTGATGGGCTACGTTGTGAAGACCGCCGAGTTCATACCGAAGGCCCTGAGCATAGCGAAGGACGAGGCGATTATTCATTACCACAACACCGTGCCCGAGAGGCTGATGCCCGAGGAACCCTTCGCAACCTTCCGGAGGATGGCGAGAGAATATGGCTACGAGGCCGAGAAGCTCAACGAGCTGATTATCAAGCGCTACGCCCCCGGCGTCTGGCACGTGGTCGTTGACGTTAGGGTGTTCAAGCGTTAG
- the cas4 gene encoding CRISPR-associated protein Cas4, producing the protein MNRPPEGREVGNNGNAENDGLIEFYASEALTCPRRIYFRLKGYPPRWPENVKVRLNQGVKTHEVLGQILSKRFGFELERHLVLRSRKLGFEIHGRIDAFREFPIEIKGKTSLPKVPYDYHLAQLNVYLRWAEAEYGYLYYIKLHDEPTRIIGKLDMSNFPVIKGPNFRAFEIPYDGKLFKETLRHFYSVKKAYEKGKPPEGWRSYACKFCPYRYLCYPGDE; encoded by the coding sequence ATGAACCGCCCACCGGAGGGAAGAGAAGTGGGGAACAACGGAAACGCTGAAAACGACGGGCTAATAGAGTTCTACGCGAGCGAAGCCCTGACCTGTCCGAGGCGGATATACTTCCGCCTGAAGGGCTACCCTCCAAGGTGGCCCGAGAACGTCAAGGTTAGGCTTAATCAGGGCGTTAAAACCCACGAGGTCCTCGGACAGATTCTCAGCAAACGTTTCGGCTTCGAGCTCGAGAGACACCTCGTCCTGCGCTCAAGGAAGCTCGGTTTCGAGATTCACGGGAGAATAGATGCGTTTCGCGAGTTTCCAATCGAGATTAAGGGGAAGACGAGTCTGCCGAAGGTGCCCTACGACTACCACCTGGCTCAGCTCAACGTCTACCTGCGGTGGGCCGAGGCGGAATACGGATACCTATACTATATTAAACTCCACGACGAGCCGACGAGGATAATCGGCAAGCTCGACATGTCGAACTTTCCCGTGATAAAGGGCCCGAACTTCAGGGCCTTTGAGATTCCCTACGACGGCAAGCTCTTCAAGGAGACGCTCAGGCACTTCTACTCGGTCAAAAAGGCCTACGAGAAAGGGAAACCCCCCGAGGGCTGGAGGAGCTATGCCTGCAAGTTCTGTCCCTACCGCTACCTCTGCTATCCTGGGGACGAGTGA
- a CDS encoding AIR synthase family protein: protein MKPGKLPPELLEKLVLSRLPSKGKGVIVGPGTGIDGTALKVEGTLVASSDPITGATKRIGFYAVHVNANDVAVMGAEPRWFLTTILLPENADEGLLSEIIDEISREAEKLGVAVVGGHTEVTPGLDRPIVVGTMLGEAKRLVRPDGAKPGDAIIMTKWAGIEGTAIIAEELWERLAPILGEEFLERASSLIEYLSVLPEARILRKVANAMHDPTEGGVLNGIHEMADASGLGFRVYAERIPIREETKTLCNYLHLNPLGLISSGVLLASVPRDYAKKAVEELLSHGVTASIIGEFLAEEKRVIVEENEERPAWRPESDELWKVV, encoded by the coding sequence ATGAAGCCCGGAAAACTTCCTCCGGAACTCCTTGAGAAGCTCGTTCTCTCAAGGCTTCCATCAAAGGGTAAAGGTGTCATCGTCGGCCCGGGAACGGGGATAGACGGGACGGCATTGAAGGTTGAGGGGACTCTCGTTGCCTCCAGTGACCCCATAACAGGGGCAACGAAGAGAATCGGCTTTTATGCAGTCCACGTTAACGCGAACGACGTGGCAGTTATGGGCGCGGAGCCGAGGTGGTTTCTAACGACTATACTCCTCCCGGAGAACGCGGACGAGGGACTTTTGAGCGAAATAATCGACGAAATCTCGCGCGAGGCCGAAAAGCTTGGAGTTGCGGTCGTCGGCGGACACACGGAGGTAACCCCCGGCCTCGACAGGCCCATAGTGGTTGGAACGATGCTCGGCGAGGCCAAGAGGCTCGTCAGGCCCGATGGTGCGAAGCCAGGGGATGCAATAATCATGACGAAGTGGGCCGGAATCGAGGGAACCGCCATAATCGCGGAGGAGCTCTGGGAGAGGCTCGCGCCGATACTCGGAGAGGAGTTCCTTGAGCGTGCATCGTCCCTTATCGAGTACCTGAGTGTCCTTCCCGAGGCAAGGATTCTCAGGAAGGTTGCCAACGCGATGCACGACCCGACGGAGGGCGGAGTGCTCAACGGCATTCACGAAATGGCCGATGCCTCGGGTCTTGGCTTCAGGGTCTACGCCGAGAGGATTCCAATCCGCGAGGAGACGAAAACCCTCTGCAACTACCTCCACCTGAACCCGCTCGGTCTGATAAGCTCGGGCGTCCTTCTCGCCTCGGTTCCGAGGGATTACGCGAAAAAAGCCGTCGAGGAGCTTTTGAGCCACGGGGTAACCGCGAGCATCATAGGGGAGTTTTTAGCCGAGGAGAAGCGCGTTATAGTCGAGGAGAACGAAGAGAGGCCCGCGTGGAGACCCGAGAGCGACGAGCTGTGGAAAGTAGTATAG
- a CDS encoding class II glutamine amidotransferase produces MSEVETVCRILFAMGPGEGIESLARAFMKSAENDPYRARRGGKSQHRDGWGYVLLSDGSVHHYRSARAVFEDGKGFSRLVELLRESDNAVLLAHARASSQGSLGLFNVQPFAFSTRRGFSFWFLHNGDLEKEKIIALAGFEGEDLRDASDSYAFSAYLCRVLQRPEKEELLKHYSLGASLAKTTFNTATLFLLPDGHWRAFVTAYMTNEYWKNDLHRDYARLIELDGDVLAVASSTLELYHKADWKNIPNGTALLITPGGIERLPLG; encoded by the coding sequence ATGAGTGAGGTGGAAACAGTGTGCAGGATACTCTTTGCCATGGGGCCGGGGGAGGGGATTGAGTCCCTCGCCAGGGCCTTCATGAAGTCTGCCGAGAACGACCCCTACCGTGCGAGGAGGGGCGGAAAGAGCCAGCATCGCGACGGCTGGGGCTACGTCCTCCTGAGCGATGGAAGCGTTCACCACTACCGCTCGGCAAGGGCAGTCTTTGAGGATGGGAAGGGATTTTCGAGGCTCGTTGAGCTCCTTCGGGAAAGCGATAATGCCGTTCTCCTCGCCCACGCGAGGGCGTCGTCCCAGGGTTCGCTCGGGCTCTTCAACGTCCAGCCCTTCGCATTCTCCACGAGGCGCGGTTTTTCCTTCTGGTTCCTCCACAACGGCGACCTCGAGAAGGAAAAGATTATCGCGCTGGCGGGGTTCGAGGGGGAGGACCTGAGGGACGCCTCGGACAGCTACGCCTTCTCTGCCTATCTGTGCAGGGTCCTTCAGAGGCCTGAAAAGGAAGAACTCCTGAAGCACTACTCACTCGGGGCGTCGCTGGCGAAGACAACCTTCAACACGGCCACGCTGTTCCTCCTACCCGACGGGCACTGGAGGGCTTTTGTAACTGCCTACATGACCAACGAGTACTGGAAGAACGACCTTCACCGGGACTACGCGAGGCTGATTGAGCTCGACGGCGATGTTCTCGCGGTTGCGAGCTCGACCCTTGAGCTCTACCACAAAGCGGATTGGAAGAACATCCCAAATGGCACCGCGCTTCTAATAACGCCCGGTGGAATCGAACGCCTTCCGCTGGGGTGA
- a CDS encoding 2-phosphoglycerate kinase — MIIVTDPERRVQLPFSRGILTRSITLAGVDVGIAYIIASEVQRELVEKRKRVVSTDEIRELTYRKLIEHGLRKEAERYLFWREFRRKKVPLVVLLGGVTGVGKSTIATELAFRLSIRTIIGTDTVREVMRKIIARELLPDLHASSFLAWRELKGASSLIEGFESQVRHVSVGVRAVLDRVQREGMNAIIEGIHLIPGFIETNENAFMYILTVSDRKALEAHFYERSRYSKRPAEYYLEHLDEILWLQEYIVRKAREHGVKVIENVELEKTVNEIMEDLMERLRESL; from the coding sequence ATGATAATCGTCACGGACCCCGAGAGGAGGGTGCAGTTGCCGTTTTCGCGCGGAATCCTAACTCGTTCTATAACCCTGGCCGGGGTGGATGTTGGTATAGCTTACATAATCGCGAGCGAGGTTCAGCGGGAGCTCGTGGAGAAGAGGAAGCGCGTTGTGAGCACTGACGAGATAAGGGAGCTCACCTACCGGAAGCTCATCGAGCACGGGCTCAGGAAGGAAGCAGAGCGCTACCTCTTCTGGCGCGAGTTCAGGAGGAAAAAGGTTCCGCTCGTCGTCCTCCTCGGGGGCGTTACCGGCGTCGGAAAGTCCACGATAGCGACGGAGCTGGCCTTCAGGCTCTCGATAAGGACGATAATCGGCACCGACACCGTTCGAGAGGTCATGAGGAAAATAATAGCGAGGGAGCTTCTGCCCGATTTGCACGCCTCATCGTTTTTAGCGTGGCGCGAGCTCAAGGGGGCGAGCAGTCTGATTGAGGGCTTCGAGAGCCAGGTCAGGCACGTTTCCGTTGGCGTTAGGGCCGTCCTCGACAGGGTTCAGCGCGAGGGAATGAACGCGATAATCGAGGGGATACACCTAATTCCTGGCTTCATCGAGACCAACGAGAACGCCTTCATGTACATCCTGACGGTGAGCGACAGGAAGGCTTTGGAGGCCCACTTCTACGAGCGCTCGCGCTACAGCAAGAGGCCGGCAGAATACTACCTCGAACACCTCGACGAGATTCTCTGGCTTCAGGAGTACATAGTCAGGAAGGCCAGGGAGCACGGAGTAAAGGTCATAGAGAACGTCGAGCTCGAAAAGACCGTGAACGAAATAATGGAAGACCTCATGGAGCGCCTCCGCGAGAGCCTTTGA
- a CDS encoding ATP-binding protein, protein MVVILMAIIERPELDVALKAKWLLLYGRRKTGKTFYVRERGNYARYFIVTRGSELIDVENGERMALDEFMKFLPLLLQTGRIVVDEFHRLGEPFFSLLQGLSGKGELTLITSTRHYFRRFLGRSSPLLGLFHAHEVGLVRPSDALKFVHSIGFEGRSLVELAVLVQEPWLAPTVESYGVETFDVIGTVLKDYVPGLVGEIFTEEERELTRRYWAILEAVAGGKVSTGEIAGELSSRGLLENASPGAVAPYLETLAGMGLLERIPVFGKKRKVYRYRHVSPLVDFAYYLNTKYGFFETGLPQKTVRRLLEEKLPHYVEVFFERLFAQHYGLQPVRIEKPELELDVALVKNRRLYLVAEVKWKEKLRERDIRKAENKFESAGAEVNLLVVLDRSVLPREPENAGVFDWRDALALAP, encoded by the coding sequence ATGGTGGTTATACTAATGGCCATTATAGAAAGGCCCGAACTCGACGTTGCCCTCAAAGCGAAGTGGTTGCTTCTCTACGGGCGCAGAAAGACGGGAAAGACTTTCTACGTCCGCGAAAGGGGAAACTATGCGAGATACTTCATCGTTACGAGGGGCTCGGAGCTCATCGATGTGGAGAACGGGGAGAGAATGGCCCTTGACGAGTTCATGAAGTTTCTCCCGCTTCTCCTCCAAACAGGTAGAATAGTCGTTGACGAGTTTCATCGCCTCGGAGAGCCGTTTTTCTCGCTTCTCCAGGGCCTGTCGGGAAAGGGTGAACTGACCCTCATAACCTCGACGAGGCATTACTTCAGGAGGTTCCTCGGGAGGAGCAGTCCGTTGCTGGGCCTCTTCCACGCCCATGAGGTTGGCCTCGTCAGGCCTTCTGACGCCCTAAAGTTCGTTCACTCCATTGGTTTTGAAGGCAGGTCCCTCGTAGAGCTCGCCGTTCTCGTTCAGGAACCGTGGCTCGCTCCTACGGTGGAATCCTACGGCGTCGAAACCTTTGACGTCATCGGTACCGTTCTCAAGGACTACGTTCCCGGCCTCGTGGGGGAGATATTTACCGAGGAAGAGCGCGAGCTTACCCGGAGATACTGGGCAATCCTTGAGGCCGTTGCCGGGGGAAAGGTAAGCACTGGGGAAATAGCGGGGGAGCTATCTTCTCGGGGATTGCTGGAGAACGCTTCCCCGGGAGCCGTAGCGCCATACCTCGAAACCCTCGCGGGAATGGGCCTGCTTGAGAGAATCCCCGTCTTCGGAAAGAAAAGGAAGGTCTACCGCTACCGCCATGTATCGCCCCTCGTGGACTTCGCGTACTACCTGAACACAAAGTATGGTTTCTTCGAGACAGGTCTTCCCCAGAAAACCGTCCGCAGATTGCTGGAGGAAAAACTGCCCCACTACGTAGAGGTGTTCTTTGAACGTCTCTTCGCCCAGCACTACGGCCTTCAGCCCGTCAGGATTGAGAAGCCGGAGCTTGAGCTCGACGTTGCCCTTGTGAAGAACAGGAGGCTCTACTTGGTCGCCGAGGTCAAGTGGAAGGAGAAACTTAGAGAGCGGGACATTAGAAAGGCTGAAAACAAGTTTGAGAGCGCGGGAGCTGAGGTTAACCTCCTCGTCGTCCTGGACAGGAGCGTCCTCCCACGGGAGCCCGAGAATGCAGGGGTCTTTGACTGGAGGGACGCTTTAGCGCTCGCCCCATAA
- a CDS encoding 2,3-diphosphoglycerate synthetase yields the protein MRRLALIDGEHYPPVTKWAIEKLGDVCCAVFLGGGEKIGSPEKLAEELGVRLYVDEDPLKALELALSENDVDEVVDLSDEPVVDYSARFRIASICLRNGVTYRGADFEFRPGELIKPSKPTISVLGLGKRVGKTAVGSFVARVLKERYRPVVVTMGRGGPERPELIEGEREELTPENLLKLAEMGKHAASDHYEDALVAGVTTIGCRRCGGGMAGFPFFHVVHEGIKLAEGLPHDIIIAEGSGATIPPVLADGYITVLSTLQPRETVEGFFGPFRIGLADIAVITMTDVEPRKAEEFRDFVRRINPNADVHLVRFTPKPLGEVSGKRVALFMTSERAIKRAVGDIEGLGAEVVFASGNLSKRPSLEGDLGKLGRKTGVDAVLVELKAAAVDVVTRWALERGIEVVYLANEPVNVDGKDLRKAVLELARRVVGR from the coding sequence ATGAGGAGGCTCGCCCTAATCGACGGCGAGCACTATCCTCCGGTGACCAAATGGGCCATTGAAAAACTCGGCGACGTGTGCTGTGCGGTCTTCCTCGGTGGTGGTGAAAAGATAGGCTCGCCCGAGAAGCTTGCGGAAGAACTCGGGGTAAGGCTTTACGTTGACGAGGACCCTTTGAAAGCTCTTGAACTTGCACTTTCGGAGAACGATGTTGATGAGGTCGTTGACCTGAGCGATGAGCCCGTTGTCGATTACAGCGCAAGGTTCCGGATAGCGTCAATCTGCCTGCGCAATGGAGTTACATACAGGGGAGCCGACTTCGAGTTCAGGCCCGGGGAGCTGATAAAGCCGTCAAAGCCGACCATAAGCGTCCTCGGCCTCGGAAAGCGCGTCGGGAAGACGGCAGTAGGGAGCTTCGTCGCGAGGGTTCTGAAAGAGAGATACCGCCCCGTCGTTGTCACGATGGGCAGGGGCGGGCCGGAGAGGCCGGAGCTCATAGAGGGCGAGAGGGAAGAGCTGACGCCAGAGAACCTCCTAAAACTCGCGGAGATGGGCAAGCACGCCGCTTCGGACCACTACGAAGATGCCCTCGTCGCTGGAGTGACGACCATCGGGTGCCGGCGCTGTGGGGGAGGAATGGCGGGCTTTCCGTTCTTCCACGTCGTCCACGAGGGGATAAAGCTCGCCGAGGGGCTTCCACACGATATCATCATAGCCGAGGGAAGCGGGGCAACGATTCCGCCGGTTTTGGCGGACGGCTACATCACCGTCCTCAGCACCCTCCAGCCGAGGGAAACCGTTGAGGGCTTCTTCGGACCCTTCAGGATTGGTCTAGCGGATATAGCGGTAATCACCATGACGGACGTTGAGCCCCGGAAGGCCGAGGAGTTCCGGGACTTCGTGAGGAGGATTAATCCCAACGCTGACGTCCACTTGGTCCGGTTCACGCCGAAACCGCTCGGCGAGGTCTCGGGGAAGAGGGTTGCGCTCTTCATGACTTCCGAGAGAGCAATTAAGAGGGCCGTTGGAGATATCGAGGGACTCGGTGCCGAGGTTGTCTTCGCCAGTGGAAACCTCTCGAAGAGGCCCTCACTTGAGGGTGACCTCGGGAAACTCGGGAGAAAAACGGGGGTTGATGCAGTCCTCGTTGAGCTGAAAGCCGCGGCGGTTGACGTCGTGACGAGGTGGGCCCTTGAGAGGGGCATCGAGGTGGTTTACCTCGCCAACGAGCCGGTCAACGTGGACGGCAAGGACTTAAGGAAGGCAGTTCTGGAGCTCGCCAGGAGGGTGGTGGGGAGATGA